CTGCGCGAACCCGAGCGCTACCACGACCCCGGAGCATGGCAATACGCAGACTATCTGCTGGCGCAAGGCCTTGGCGCACATGCAACCGTTCGTGCCTCAAAGATATCCCTGCTCGGCAACGACGCCAGCGCACTTCCAGCTAAAGATGGAGGCGTGCGACTCGCGGACAAAGACTGGTCAGCCGAGATGCAATGCGAAGCTTATGCTGCACAAAGCTGGGCCTCATCACGCGTACTGCATTACGTGAACTCGCGCGCCAATCGCAGCCTGCCCGCAACGCTTCGCCTAAACACAGACGATGCAGGCATGCTGAACGCAATGCTCTTCGGAGACCGTGTAGGCCTGAACCAGACACTGCGCGTCGGCTTCGAACGCACCGGCTCATTTCATCTATTTGTCGTATCAGGAATGCACGTTGCTCTGCTAGCTGGGATCATCTTCTGGCTGACTCGACGTCTGCGCCTAGGCGAGTGGATAGCTACGCTCACCACGCTCGCATTCACCAGCGGCTACGCCATCCTGACCGGCTTCGGCGCGCCAGTCCAGCGCGCGCTGTTCATGACAGCCGTCTTCCTCATAGCGCGTCTGCTCTCGCGCGACCGCAATGTCCTGAACGCCCTTGGAGTGGCGGCGCTTGCCGTCCTTGTCTGGTCACCAAACGCACTCTTCGGCGCAAGCTTTCAGATGACCTTCCTCGCCATCATGGCGATTGCCGGCATCGCCGTGCCCCTCGGCGAGCGCAGTTTCCTGCCCTATGCACAAGCCGCGCGCAAGCTCGACGATGAGTGGCTGGACATCGCATTCGCCCCACCGCTACAGCAGTTCCGCGTGATGCTCCGCCTCTGGTGTGATCTCTTCGCTCAAGCATTCGGCCGCTGGTCGCGCAAGCTCCCGGCAACGGTCGCGCGCTGGACACTCTGGACGCTGGAGCTTGTGTTGATTGGCCTCGTCGTCGAGATGGTCATGGCGCTGCCAATGGCCATCTACTTCCACCGTGCAACCATGTTCGCCCTGCCCACGAACATGCTCAGCGTGCCGTTGGTTGCCATTCTCGCGCCAATGGCGATCGTAACATTCTGCGCCATGCTGTTAAACCCTTGGGCAGCGATACTGCCAGGGTCCGCCACTGCACTCCTTCTGCACGGAGTAACAACAGTAATTGGTCGCGTAAGCGCGGTCCACGCGGCGAACCTGCGCGTGCCTGCTCCAGTGTGGTGGATATCGGCACTGGCCGTGGCCGCTTGGGCCTTCTGCTGCTGGGCTGTGCGACGCTCACGAGGCTGGGCCTGGATCACAGTGGGGCTGCTCCCAGTAATAGTGGCTCTCGTTCTGTGGCCAGAGTCACAGATTGTTCCACGCGGAACATTGGAGGTAACAGCTATCGACGTCGGGCAAGGCGACTCTATCTTTGTCGCCGGACCCACCGGCAAGACCATGCTCATTGACGCTGGTGGCCCTGTCGGCGGCATTAACGAAGTCGCCGCGGCAACCAGCCGCTTTGATGTTGGCGAGGATGTTGTCTCCGCTTACCTCTGGTCTCGGCGAATCCGACACCTCGACATCCTGGTGCTGAGCCACGCACACAGCGACCACATGGGCGGAATGCCTGCCGTGATGCAAAACTTCCGCCCGCGCGAGCTGTGGGTCAGCATCGATCCCAACTCGGAGGCGTACCGTGCGTTGCTAACCGAAGCACAAGAGCTTGGCGTCACCGTGCGGCATTTTTACGCCGGAGCCCAGATGAGCTGGGACGGCACACAGATCATCGTGCTTGCTCCGCAGCCTGGTTACACCAACGGCGGCGAGCCGGTCAACGACGATTCGCTCGTGCTCAGAATGCAGTATGGCCGCTCGTCGGTGCTGCTCGAAGGCGACGCCGAAGCCCCCAGCGAAGACGCAATGCTGGCCAGCGGTCGCATGAGGCCGGTAACGCTCCTGAAAGTCGGCCACCACGGAAGCAAAACCTCGACCACACCCGCGTTCCTCGCCGCTGCTGACCCGAAAGATGCAGTGATTTCCGTCGGCAAAGGGAATACCTTTGGGCATCCTCGGTTCGAGGTGCTTCAGCGAATCGAGGACGAGCACGCGCGGCTCTACCGCACCGACGAGTTCGGCGCAACGACGTTTTTGTTGGACGAATTGGGAGGAATCCGCGAAGCTTCAGCAGCGTCCAATTAGTTAGTGTGTCTGGTAATGTGTCCCGAAATGGAGGGCCGGATGGAGCTCAACGAACGGAACCCCGAGGTGGTCGAGGTCAGCGCGGAGGAACGGGCCGAGGAGGCAAAGCTGATCCGCCGCATGCAGATGATGATGGGCATGGTCATGAGCGTGATCGCACAGGACGCCTCGCTTACAGTGGACGAAGCCGCCCAGATGATCGCCGACAGCCGCAAAGCCGCACTCGCTATGTTTCCAGACAAAGAGCTCGCCTACGACCTGATCTGGAAGCCGCGCTTCCAGCGCCTGATGCGCGAACGCTTCCGCATCATGTAACGCAGACTCCTTACACACTTCAACAGGTCAAAAGCCAACCGCGGATTGCCCGGATGACACGGATGAAGCACAAATCCGTGACAATCCGTTCAATCCGCGGTCGTTCTTATTGCGGTTTTGAAGGTTAGAACTCGAGACGCCCTGAAAGCTGAACATCTCGCGACTGATTGGTCTGATTGCTGACCTGTCCGAAGTTCGAGCTGCCAAAGGTAGTTCCAATTCCGCCAAACTGTGTGTGGTTGGTGACGTTGTACATATCGGCCTGGAGGCTCAGTCTGCTTGCTTCCGAAAGGTGCAGCGCGAAGCTACGACGGAGGCTGATGTCCACGTCGTAATTACCCGGGCCATAGATGTTGTAGGGCGCGGTGCGCGGCGCGTCGCCGAACATGTACGCCGGTGTCTGAATGAAGGTGTTCGGATCGATGAAGTTAATTTTGGTGTTCGCCGCCGTCACCCCATCACCCCATGCGCCATTGATGCGCGCCTTACCGCTGAAAGCCGGATTGTAGCTCGGCTCGCAGGTGCTTTGCGCCGGGTTGGTTCCGCAGGCAGATCCAGTGAGAGCCAGCGGTGAGCCGGAGTTCGCCTGGAAGATACCGGAGAACTTGAACCCTCCGAATACCGCGCGCTGCCACTCGTTGCTGGCCAGGATGGTCTTGCCAAAAGGCATGTCCCATACAGCGGTGAGCACCACATGGTGCGGCTGGTTGGACGTAGACACGGTACGTTCGATGGAGTCGGCCTTGTGGAATTTGCCATCCATCGCAAACTGGGCCGGTATGTCGTAGCCGGTGCGGAACGTGCCACCGTCATCGATCCCCCTGGACCAGGTGTAGTTGAGCATAAACGTGAGCCCGTGCGACGGCGCCTTCATCAATGAGACCTGCAACCCGTGGTAAATCGAATTTGCCACATTGCCATAGGTATCGCTGACACCGTAGAAGGGAAATGGTTTCAGCTCACTACCTAGTGACTGGCTCGAAGTGAACAGGCCCGCAGGTGCACAAGGTAAGCTGTTGGCGATGCAATAGGCATCGCGCGACGACCCCGTCAAACTTAGATTCGAATTAAGCGAAAGGTACTTGGGATCAAGCTGATTGGACCAGTAGCCACGCGGGTTG
This is a stretch of genomic DNA from Edaphobacter acidisoli. It encodes these proteins:
- a CDS encoding ComEC/Rec2 family competence protein, with the protein product MKTEHTEKLSSQRELWSTLWPRVTVEALEFRRAPVLVAACWFAAGEALTRRWLPASVLLIALVLLCGLLLLALRRSLRIAAFPLAAVWIVVGFWCAQMQPAPSTQQALLSYTDGLSRTVVGRVVRVRELPPRAPAKDQDKEPGWWVGKEEAEAESAVGAVSLDLQVEEIEYLTPDISRLVPISGGVRVNIVADKAHLGDTSFQAFPEFHCGDVVEAPMRLREPERYHDPGAWQYADYLLAQGLGAHATVRASKISLLGNDASALPAKDGGVRLADKDWSAEMQCEAYAAQSWASSRVLHYVNSRANRSLPATLRLNTDDAGMLNAMLFGDRVGLNQTLRVGFERTGSFHLFVVSGMHVALLAGIIFWLTRRLRLGEWIATLTTLAFTSGYAILTGFGAPVQRALFMTAVFLIARLLSRDRNVLNALGVAALAVLVWSPNALFGASFQMTFLAIMAIAGIAVPLGERSFLPYAQAARKLDDEWLDIAFAPPLQQFRVMLRLWCDLFAQAFGRWSRKLPATVARWTLWTLELVLIGLVVEMVMALPMAIYFHRATMFALPTNMLSVPLVAILAPMAIVTFCAMLLNPWAAILPGSATALLLHGVTTVIGRVSAVHAANLRVPAPVWWISALAVAAWAFCCWAVRRSRGWAWITVGLLPVIVALVLWPESQIVPRGTLEVTAIDVGQGDSIFVAGPTGKTMLIDAGGPVGGINEVAAATSRFDVGEDVVSAYLWSRRIRHLDILVLSHAHSDHMGGMPAVMQNFRPRELWVSIDPNSEAYRALLTEAQELGVTVRHFYAGAQMSWDGTQIIVLAPQPGYTNGGEPVNDDSLVLRMQYGRSSVLLEGDAEAPSEDAMLASGRMRPVTLLKVGHHGSKTSTTPAFLAAADPKDAVISVGKGNTFGHPRFEVLQRIEDEHARLYRTDEFGATTFLLDELGGIREASAASN